The following coding sequences lie in one Equus asinus isolate D_3611 breed Donkey chromosome 1, EquAss-T2T_v2, whole genome shotgun sequence genomic window:
- the FLNC gene encoding filamin-C isoform X4, with the protein MMNNSGYSEPAGLGLGDEADDMPSTEKDLAEDAPWKKIQQNTFTRWCNEHLKCVGKRLTDLQRDLSDGLRLIALLEVLSQKRMYRKFHPRPNFRQMKLENVSVALEFLEREHIKLVSIDSKAIVDGNLKLILGLIWTLILHYSISMPMWEDEDDEDARKQTPKQRLLGWIQNKVPQLPITNFNRDWQDGKALGALVDNCAPGLCPDWEAWDPNQPVENAREAMQQADDWLGVPQVIAPEEIVDPNVDEHSVMTYLSQFPKAKLKPGAPVRSKQLNPKKAIAYGPGIEPQGNTVLQPAHFTVQTVDAGVGEVLVYIEDPEGHTEEAKVVPNNDKDRTYAVSYVPKVAGLHKVTVLFAGQNIERSPFEVNVGMALGDANKVSARGPGLEPVGNVANKPTYFDIYTAGAGTGDVAVVIVDPQGWRDTVEVALEDKGDSTFRCTYRPVMEGPHTVHVAFAGAPITRSPFPVHVAEEPLPPLAPSVPIVHQAKRVVPPCNPNACRASGRGLQPKGVRVKEVADFKVFTKGAGSGELKVTVKGPKGTEELVKVREAGDGVFECEYYPVVPGKYVVTITWGGYAIPRSPFEVQVSPEAGAQKVRAWGPGLETGQVGKSADFVVEAIGTEVGTLGFSIEGPSQAKIECDDKGDGSCDVRYWPTEPGEYAVHVICDDEDIRDSPFIAHIQPAPPDCFPDKVKAFGPGLEPTGCIVDKPAEFTIDASAAGKGDLKLYAQDADGCPIDINVFTTGNGIFRCSYVPTKPIKHTIIISWGGVNVPKSPFRVNVGEGSHPEKVKVYGPGVEKTGLKANEPTYFTVDCSEAGQGDVSIGIKCAPGVVGPAEADIDFDIIKNDNDTFTVKYTPPGAGRYTIMVLFANQEIPASPFHIKVDPSHDASKVKAEGPGLNRTGVEVGKPTHFTVLTKGAGKAKLDVHFAGAGKGEAVRDFEIIDNHDYSYTVKYTAVQQGNMAVTVTYGGDPVPKSPFVVNVAPPLDLSKVKVQGLNSKVAVGQEQAFSVNTRGAGGQGQLDVRMTSPSRRPIPCKLEPGGGAEAQAVRYMPPEEGPYKVDITYDGHPVPGSPFTVEGVLPPDPSKVCAYGPGLKGGLVGSPAPFSIDTKGAGTGGLGLTVEGPCEAKIECQDNGDGSCAVSYLPTEPGEYTINILFAEAHIPGSPFKATIRPVFDPSKVRASGPGLERGKAGEAATFTVDCSEAGEAELTIEILSDAGVKAEVLIHNNADGTYHITYSPAFPGTYTITIKYGGHPVPKFPTRVHVQPAIDTSGVKVSGPGVEPHGVLREVTTEFTVDARSLTATGGNHVTARVLNPSGAKTDTYVTDNGDGTYRVQYTAYEEGVHLVEVLYDDVAVPKSPFRVGVTEGCDPTRVRAYGPGLEGGLVNKANRFTVETRGAGTGGLGLAIEGPSEAKMSCKDNKDGSCTVEYIPFTPGDYDVNITFGGRPIPGSPFRVPVKDVVDPGKVKCSGPGLGAGVRARVPQTFTVDCSQAGRAPLQVAVLGPTGVAEPVEIRDNGDGTHAVHYTPATDGPYTVAVKYADQEVPRSPFKIKVLPAHDASKVRASGPGLNAAGIPASLPVEFTIDARDAGEGLLTVQILDPEGKPKKANIRDNGDGTYTVSYLPDMSGRYTITIKYGGDEIPYSPFRIHALPTGDASKCLVTVSIGGHGLGACLGPRIQIGEETVITVDAKAAGKGKVTCTVSTPDGAELDVDVVENHDGTFDIYYTAPEPGKYVITIRFGGEHIPNSPFHVLACDPMPHVEEPSEVLQLHRPSAYPTHWATEEPVVPVEPMESMLRPFNLVIPFTVQKGELTGEVRMPSGKTARPNITDNKDGTITVRYAPTEKGLHQMGIKYDGNHIPGSPLQFYVDAINSRHVSAYGPGLSHGMVNKPATFTIVTKDAGEGGLSLAVEGPSKAEITCKDNKDGTCTVSYLPTAPGDYSIIVRFDDKHIPGSPFTAKITGDDSMRTSQLNVGTSTDVSLKITESDLSLLTASIRAPSGNEEPCLLKRLPNRHIGISFTPKEVGEHVVSVRKSGKHVTNSPFKILVGPSEIGDASKVRVWGKGLSEGQTFQVAEFIVDTRNAGYGGLGLSIEGPSKVDINCEDMEDGTCKVTYCPTEPGTYIINIKFADKHVPGSPFTVKVTGEGRMKESITRRRQAPSIATIGSTCDLNLKIPGNWFQMVSAQERLTRTFTRSSHTYTRTERTEISKTRGGETKREVRVEESTQVGGDPFPAVFGDFLGRERLGSFGSITRQQEGEASSQDMTAQVTSPSGKTEAAEIVEGEDSAYSVRFVPQEMGPHTVTVKYRGQHVPGSPFQFTVGPLGEGGAHKVRAGGTGLERGVAGVPAEFSIWTREAGAGGLSIAVEGPSKAEIAFEDRKDGSCGVSYVVQEPGDYEVSIKFNDEHIPDSPFVVPVASLSDDARRLTVTSLQETGLKVNQPASFAVQLNGARGVIDARVHTPSGAVEECYVSELDSDKHTIRFIPHENGVHSIDVKFNGAHIPGSPFKIRVGEQSQAGDPGLVSAYGPGLEGGTTGVSSEFIVNTLNAGSGALSVTIDGPSKVQLDCRECPEGHVVTYTPMAPGNYLIAIKYGGPQHIVGSPFKAKVTGPRLSGGHSLHETSTVLVETVTKSSSSRGSSYSSIPKFSSDASKVVTRGPGLSQAFVGQKNSFTVDCSKAGTNMMMVGVHGPKTPCEEVYVKHMGNRVYNVTYTVKEKGDYILIVKWGDESVPGSPFKVNVP; encoded by the exons ATGATGAACAACAGCGGCTACTCGGAGCCCGCGGGCCTCGGCCTGGGCGACGAGGCGGACGACATGCCGTCCACGGAGAAGGACCTGGCGGAGGACGCGCCGTGGAAGAAGATCCAGCAGAACACGTTCACGCGCTGGTGCAACGAGCACCTCAAGTGCGTGGGCAAGCGCCTGACCGACCTGCAGCGAGACCTCAGCGACGGGCTGCGCCTCATCGCGCTGCTCGAGGTGCTCAGCCAGAAGCGCATGTACCGCAAGTTCCACCCGCGCCCCAACTTCCGCCAGATGAAGCTGGAGAACGTGTCCGTGGCCCTCGAGTTCCTCGAGCGCGAGCACATCAAGCTTGTGTCCATCG ACAGCAAGGCCATCGTGGATGGGAACCTGAAGCTGATCCTTGGGCTGATCTGGACGTTGATCCTGCACTACTCCATCTCCATGCCCATGTGGGAAGATGAGGATGATGAAGATGCCCGCAAACAGACGCCCAAGCAGCGTCTGCTCGGCTGGATCCAGAACAAGGTGCCCCAGCTGCCCATCACTAACTTCAACCGCGACTGGCAGGATGGCAAAGCTCTGGGTGCCCTGGTGGACAACTGTGCCCCTG GCCTCTGCCCTGACTGGGaggcctgggatcccaaccagcctGTGGAGAACGCCCGGGAGGCCATGCAGCAGGCGGACGACTGGCTCGGGGTGCCCCAG GTGATTGCGCCCGAGGAGATTGTGGACCCCAATGTAGATGAGCATTCTGTCATGACCTACCTGTCCCAGTTCCCCAAGGCCAAGCTCAAACCTGGTGCCCCTGTTCGCTCCAAGCAGCTGAACCCCAAGAAGGCCATTGCCTATGGGCCTG GCATTGAGCCCCAGGGCAACACCGTGCTGCAGCCTGCCCACTTCACCGTGCAGACGGTGGATGCTGGTGTGGGCGAGGTGCTGGTCTACATTGAGGATCCTGAGGGCCACACCGAGGAG GCCAAGGTGGTTCCCAACAATGACAAGGACCGCACCTATGCTGTCTCCTACGTGCCTAAGGTTGCTGGGTTGCACAAG GTGACTGTGCTCTTTGCTGGCCAGAACATCGAACGCAGCCCCTTTGAGGTGAATGTGGGCATGGCCCTGGGGGATGCCAACAAGGTGTCAGCCCGTGGCCCTGGCCTGGAGCCTGTGGGCAATGTGGCCAACAAACCTACCTACTTTGACATCTACACTGCAG GGGCCGGCACTGGTGATGTTGCCGTGGTGATCGTGGACCCGCAGGGCTGGCGGGACACAGTGGAGGTGGCCCTGGAGGACAAGGGCGACAGCACGTTCCGCTGCACATACAGGCCTGTGATGGAGGGACCCCATACAGTGCATGTGGCCTTCGCTGGTGCCCCCATCACCCGCAGTCCTTTCCCCGTCCATGTGGCAGAAG AGCCCTTGCCGCCGCTCGCCCCTTCCGTGCCCATCGTCCACCAGGCCAAGAGAGTGGTGCCAC CCTGTAACCCCAATGCCTGCCGCGCCTCTGGGCGGGGCCTGCAGCCCAAGGGTGTGCGGGTGAAAGAGGTGGCTGACTTCAAGGTGTTCACCAAGGGCGCTGGCAGCGGAGAGCTCAAGGTCACAGTCAAGGGGCCAA AGGGCACAGAGGAGCTGGTGAAGGTGCGAGAGGCTGGGGACGGTGTGTTCGAGTGTGAGTACTACCCTGTGGTGCCTGGGAAGTATGTGGTGACCATCACGTGGGGCGGCTATGCCATCCCCCGCAG TCCCTTTGAGGTACAGGTGAGCCCAGAGGCAGGAGCGCAGAAGGTACGGGCCTGGGGGCCTGGTTTGGAAACTGGCCAGGTGGGCAAGTCAGCTGACTTTGTGGTGGAGGCCATTGGCACGGAGGTGGGGACACTGG GCTTCTCCATTGAGGGGCCTTCACAGGCCAAGATCGAGTGTGATGACAAGGGGGATGGCTCCTGCGATGTACGGTACTGGCCCACTGAGCCCGGGGAGTACGCCGTGCATGTCATCTGCGACGATGAGGACATCCGAGACTCGCCCTTCATTGCCCACATCCAGCCAGCCCCACCTGACTGCTTCCCGGACAAG GTGAAGGCCTTTGGGCCTGGCCTGGAGCCCACTGGCTGCATCGTGGACAAGCCTGCGGAGTTCACCATTGATGCCTCTGCAGCTGGCAAGGGAGACCTGAAGCTCTATGCCCAG GACGCCGACGGCTGCCCTATCGACATCAACGTCTTCACCACTGGCAACGGCATCTTCCGCTGCTCCTACGTGCCCACCAAGCCCATTAAACACACCATCATCATCTCTTGGGGAGGTGTCAACGTGCCCAAGAGCCCCTTCCGG GTAAACGTGGGAGAGGGCAGTCACCCTGAGAAAGTGAAGGTGTACGGCCCTGGCGTGGAGAAGACAGGCCTCAAGGCTAACGAGCCCACCTATTTCACCGTGGACTGCAGCGAGGCGGGGCAAG GCGATGTGAGCATTGGCATCAAGTGCGCCCCCGGCGTGGTAGGCCCCGCAGAGGCTGACATTGACTTTGACATCATCAAGAATGACAATGACACCTTCACAGTCAAGTACACACCCCCAGGGGCCGGCCGCTACACCATCATGGTGCTGTTTGCCAACCAG GAGATCCCTGCCAGCCCCTTCCACATCAAGGTGGACCCATCCCATGATGCCAGCAAGGTCAAGGCTGAGGGCCCTGGGCTGAACCGCACAG GTGTAGAAGTTGGGAAGCCCACTCACTTCACGGTGCTGACCAAGGGAGCTGGCAAGGCTAAGCTGGACGTGCACTTTGCCGGGGCCGGCAAGGGTGAGGCTGTGCGGGACTTTGAGATCATCGACAACCACGACTACTCCTATACCGTCAAGTACACGGCCGTCCAGCAG GGCAACATGGCAGTGACAGTGACCTATGGTGGGGACCCCGTCCCCAAGAGTCCCTTTGTGGTGAATGTGGCACCTCCGCTGGACCTCAGCAAAGTCAAAGTTCAAGGCCTCAACAGTA AGGTGGCTGTGGGACAAGAACAGGCATTCTCTGTGAACACACGAGGGGCTGGTGGTCAGGGCCAGCTGGATGTGCGGATGACCTCACCCTCCCGACGACCGATCCCCTGCAAGCTGGAGCCTGGGGGCGGAGCTGAAGCCCAGGCTGTGCGCTACATGCCTCCTGAGGAGGGTCCCTACAAGGTGGACATTACCTACGACGGCCACCCGGTACCTGGCAGCCCCTTCACTGTGGAGGGTGTCCTGCCCCCCGACCCCTCCAAG GTTTGTGCTTATGGCCCTGGTCTCAAGGGCGGGCTGGTAGGCAGCCCAGCGCCGTTCTCCATCGACACCAAGGGGGCTGGCACCGGTGGCCTGGGGCTGACTGTGGAGGGCCCCTGTGAGGCCAAGATCGAGTGCCAGGACAATGGTGATGGCTCATGTGCGGTCAGCTACCTGCCCACGGAGCCGGGCGAGTACACCATCAACATCCTGTTCGCCGAAGCCCACATCCCTGGCTCACCCTTCAAGGCTACCATCCGGCCCGTGTTCGACCCGAGCAAGGTGCGGGCCAGTGGGCCAGGCCTGGAGCGTGGCAAGGCTGGTGAGGCAGCCACCTTCACTGTGGACTGCTCGGAGGCGGGCGAGGCTGAGCTGACCATTGAGATCCTGTCGGACGCTGGCGTCAAGGCCGAGGTGCTGATCCACAACAATGCTGACGGCACCTACCACATCACCTACAGCCCCGCCTTCCCCGGCACCTACACTATTACCATCAAGTACGGTGGGCACCCCGTACCCAAATTCCCCACCCGCGTCCATGTGCAGCCCGCTATCGACACCAGTGGAGTCAAGGTCTCAGGGCCTGGTGTGGAGCCGCACG GTGTCCTGCGTGAGGTGACCACTGAGTTCACTGTGGATGCAAGATCCCTAACAGCCACAGGTGGGAACCATGTGACGGCTCGTGTGCTCAACCCCTCGGGTGCTAAGACGGACACCTACGTGACGGACAACGGGGATGGCACCTACCGAGTGCAATACACAGCCTATGAAGAGG GCGTACATTTGGTGGAGGTGCTGTATGATGACGTAGCTGTGCCCAAGAGTCCCTTCCGAGTGGGTGTGACCGAGGGCTGTGACCCCACGCGTGTTCGGGCCTATGGACCAGGCCTGGAGGGTGGCTTGGTCAACAAGGCCAACCGCTTCACTGTGGAGACCAG GGGAGCAGGCACTGGGGGCCTAGGCCTAGCCATCGAGGGCCCCTCGGAAGCCAAGATGTCCTGCAAAGACAACAAGGATGGCAGCTGCACCGTAGAGTACATCCCCTTCACCCCTGGAGACTATGACGTCAATATCACCTTTGGGGGTCGGCCCATCCCAG GGAGCCCGTTCCGGGTGCCAGTGAAGGATGTGGTGGACCCCGGGAAAGTGAAATGCTCAGGACCAGGGCTGGGGGCCGGTGTCAGGGCCCGGGTACCCCAGACCTTCACGGTGGACTGCAGCCAGGCTGGCCGGGCCCCCCTGCAGGTGGCCGTGCTGGGCCCCACAG GTGTGGCTGAGCCTGTGGAGATACGTGACAATGGAGATGGCACCCATGCTGTCCACTACACCCCGGCCACTGATGGGCCATACACGGTAGCCGTCAAGTATGCCGACCAGGAAGTGCCACGCAG CCccttcaagatcaaggtgcttcCAGCCCATGATGCCAGCAAGGTGCGGGCCAGTGGCCCTGGCCTCAACGCCGCTGGCATCCCTGCCAGTCTGCCTGTGGAGTTCACCATCGATGCCCGGGATGCTGGTGAGGGCTTGCTCACCGTCCAGATCCTG GACCCCGAGGGTAAGCCCAAGAAGGCCAATATCCGAGACAATGGGGATGGCACATACACCGTGTCCTACTTACCAGACATGAGTGGCCGGTATACCATCACCATCAAGTACGGCGGTGACGAGATCCCTTACTCACCCTTCCGCATCCATGCCCTGCCCACTGGGGACGCCAGCAAGTGCCTCGTCACAG TGTCCATTGGAGGCCATGGCCTGG GTGCCTGCCTAGGCCCCCGCATCCAGATCGGGGAGGAGACGGTGATCACAGTGGACGCCAAGGCAGCAGGCAAGGGGAAGGTAACATGCACGGTGTCCACGCCGGATGGGGCAGAGCTCGACGTGGACGTGGTTGAGAACCATGACGGTACCTTTGACATCTACTACACAGCGCCCGAGCCGGGCAAGTACGTCATCACCATCCGCTTTGGAGGCGAGCACATCCCCAACAGTCCCTTCCATGTGCTG GCGTGTGACCCCATGCCCCACGTGGAGGAGCCCTCTGAAGTATTGCAGCTGCACCGGCCCAGCGCCTACCCCACACACTGG GCCACAGAGGAGCCAGTGGTGCCTGTGGAGCCAATGGAGTCTATGTTGAGGCCCTTCAACCTGGTCATCCCCTTCACCGTGCAGAAAGGGGAGCTCACAG GGGAGGTACGGATGCCCTCCGGGAAAACTGCCCGGCCCAATATCACCGACAACAAGGATGGCACCATCACAGTGAGGTACGCGCCCACTGAGAAAGGCCTGCACCAGATGGGGATCAAGTATGATGGCAACCACATCCCTG GGAGTCCCCTGCAGTTCTACGTGGATGCCATCAACAGCCGCCATGTCAGTGCCTACGGGCCAGGCCTGAGCCATGGCATGGTCAACAAGCCGGCCACCTTCACCATTGTCACCAAGGATGCTGGGGAAG GGGGGCTGTCACTGGCCGTGGAGGGCCCGTCCAAAGCAGAGATCACCTGCAAGGACAACAAGGATGGCACCTGCACGGTGTCCTACCTACCCACAGCGCCTGGAGACTACAGCATCATTGTGCGCTTTGATGACAAGCACATCCCGGGGAGCCCCTTCACAGCCAAGATCACAG GCGATGACTCGATGAGGACGTCACAGCTAAACGTGGGCACCTCCACGGATGTGTCACTGAAGATCACCGAGAGTGACCTGAGCCTGCTGACCGCCAGCATCCGTGCCCCCTCGGGCAACGAGGAGCCCTGCCTGCTGAAGCGCCTGCCCAACCGGCACATTG GCATCTCCTTCACCCCCAAGGAAGTTGGGGAGCATGTGGTGAGCGTGCGCAAGAGTGGGAAGCACGTCACCAATAGCCCCTTCAAGATCCTGGTGGGGCCTTCTGAGATCGGGGACGCTAGCAAGGTGCGGGTCTGGGGCAAGGGCCTGTCCGAGGGACAAACCTTCCAGGTGGCGGAGTTCATCGTGGACACTCGTAATGCAG GTTATGGGGGCCTGGGGCTGAGTATTGAAGGCCCTAGCAAGGTGGACATCAACTGTGAGGACATGGAGGATGGCACATGCAAAGTCACCTACTGCCCCACTGAACCCGGCACCTACATCATCAACATCAAGTTTGCTGACAAGCATGTGCCAG GAAGCCCCTTCACTGTGAAGGTTACTGGCGAGGGCCGCATGAAGGAAAGCATCACCCGGCGCAGGCAGGCACCTTCCATCGCCACTATTGGCAGCACCTGTGACCTCAACCTCAAGATCCCAG GGAACTGGTTCCAGATGGTGTCTGCCCAGGAGCGCCTGACACGCACCTTCACGCGCAGCAGCCACACGTACACCCGCACAGAGCGCACGGAGATCAGCAAGACCCGGGGCGGAGAGACCAAGCGCGAGGTGCGGGTGGAGGAGTCCACCCAGGTTGGCGGAGACCCCTTCCCCGCCGTCTTCGGGGACTTCCTGGGCCGCGAACGCCTGGGCTCCTTTGGCAGCATCACTCGGCAGCAGGAGG GTGAGGCCAGCTCTCAAGACATGACCGCACAGGTGACCAGCCCATCGGGCAAGACAGAAGCCGCAGAGATCGTCGAGGGGGAGGACAGTGCATACAGCGTGCGCTTTGTGCCCCAGGAGATGGGGCCCCATACTGTCACTGTCAAGTACCGTGGCCAGCACGTGCCCGGCAGCCCCTTTCAGTTCACTGTGGGGCCACTGGGTGAAGGTGGTGCCCACAAGGTGCGGGCTGGAGGCACAGGGCTGGAGCGAGGTGTGGCTGGCGTGCCAG CTGAGTTCAGCATCTGGACCCGAGAAGCAGGTGCCGGGGGCCTGTCGATTGCTGTGGAGGGTCCCAGCAAGGCAGAGATTGCATTTGAGGACCGCAAAGACGGCTCCTGTGGGGTCTCCTATGTTGTCCAGGAACCAG GTGACTATGAGGTCTCCATCAAGTTCAATGATGAGCACATCCCAGACAGCCCCTTTGTGGTGCCTGTGGCCTCCCTCTCAGACGATGCTCGCCGCCTCACTGTCACCAGCCTCCAG GAGACGGGGCTCAAGGTGAACCAGCCAGCGTCCTTTGCGGTGCAGCTGAATGGTGCGCGGGGCGTGATCGATGCTAGGGTGCACACGCCCTCGGGTGCGGTAGAGGAGTGCTACGTCTCCGAGCTGGACAGTG ACAAGCACACCATCCGCTTCATCCCCCATGAGAATGGCGTCCACTCCATCGATGTCAAGTTCAACGGTGCCCACATCCCTGGCAGTCCCTTCAAGATCCGTGTTGGGGAGCAGAGCCAAGCTGGGGACCCAGGCTTGGTGTCAGCCTATGGTCCCGGGCTCGAGGGAGGCACTACAG GTGTATCATCAGAGTTCATTGTCAACACCCTGA